The Periplaneta americana isolate PAMFEO1 chromosome 16, P.americana_PAMFEO1_priV1, whole genome shotgun sequence genome segment atagatagatagatagatagatagatagatagatagatagatagatagatagatagatagatagatagatagatagatagataatatgtttaccatttaatagtattataatatttacagagtactgtgaaatgtcaagaattcatctacagaatagaaagtgtgagatattaagtaagtttttagttttaccttaaataatgcagggttttggctatgattcttaatgtcttcaggaagactattgaacatttttatcaccATGTAACGTActtccctttgaaagcatgataaatttgatgatggcgtatgaaaatcattccttctgcgggtagttatattatgtatggctgagttagttggaaaatattctttattacataagaggaaatttattgtagagtatatgtattgatttgttaaggttagaatctctaattttttaaaaaatgatctacatgattctctagcctttgctccaactattattctaatggctcttttttgtaataagaatatatttttactatctacagaatttccccaaaatattattccgtaggacataatggaatgaaaatagacaaaatatattgtctttaagatactgctgtttagaaattgttgtaacgacctaattgcgaagcatgctgagctaagtttgggggttatttctttgatatgatttttccaatttattgtattattaatatgcaaaccaagaaatttggttgttgatgtttctagtagaggtatattgttgatagttgtgtcgaatgtttcagagattaaatgtgaagtggctttaaattgaattatggtagaatttgtagtggacaaagcagaAGGGGCACTACCGTTTCCgtgtatcattccaccaacactcttcaccactccctcatttcatctatcagcCGGAATAGTAAAATTGACTGGACTGAAGTATTGAgtatagtacgggtttccgatgctgacatAGGAAGGGCTTAGGGCTCCGGGCCCCTAGGGCTCATCAGGCACCTTGCAATGcggacgggacctggctctatcagggtctgaggcaggatggcccatctgttagcgtcgaattcacgaatgtcacctaGACCACCTGTCGGACTTAGATGATCATCGCATTTAAGGGCGCACATTGGGCCAAACAATGCTTAAAGTTTTCGGACCTGTCCGAGGTCAAGCACACGTAAAGCCAGCCAACTTCTACGATGTAGTAGATAGAATTaaattacttcaacttttattttaaatggttCATGGCTTCAAAAAAGTTTTGATTGTAGCACGATAGGTAATCCAATAGATAATCGAGTAGTAAGATGGATATATAAATTCTTAGAGAACAGGACCCAAAAGTCagactaggaaaagaaatatcggaactaggaaatgtaacatcaggCGTACCTCAAGGGGCGGTTCTTGCACCTCGattgtttcttatatatataatatatatatatatatatatatatatatatatatatatatatatatatgaagagtccactgcaaggatgatggatgtcatttggaatacattttgcaggagaaaggattgaaagtttgaaatgcttagcgctcaaagcttaactgtgattttccgatcattactggacaataactatcagtgttaatgccatgtaactctctatgtgcattctatatatcttaagctatgcattgactgtcttggttcattttcgacaagaaagtgacatccatcattcttacagtggactcttcatatatatatatatatatatatatatatatatatatatatatatatatatagaaacagTACGTCTCAGGTAAAGTTATTCgcggacgactgtataatatgtagacaaattaatgatgaatccgatatcgtcgccttacaaaacgatcttaacgttattgaaacctggacgacagaaaataaaatgaaatcaatgtcagtaaaagtaaatcaatatccttctgtagaacgcataaagaaatttgtctcacatatcagctgaatggtacatcggtgccacaagtgaatacttctaaatacctaggtatatatatatatatatatatatatatatatatatatatatatatatataggtatgtaagtaacaaactggattgggaggaacaagtcactaataatACAAGGAAAGCCTGGGAAGCATTACATTCTCTATGCGTATtgtgaagaaatctaaccgaacgtcaaaagaattagcgtacaaaacccttgttcgcccaattatggaatatggagcagtagcttgtgatccgtacagacaaaaccaaatctattcaatagaaaaggttcaACGCAACGTACCAAAccatgtcaaaatgggaaagggacatggtgaagagatagtcaaagacttagggtgggaacttctcaaatcaaggcgacgaaaaaccggactcaccgcattgtttaaggcacaaatgggacacaaagcatggatcgacatcaatgctagattagtaacaccttcatacaaaattttcctttgttaaccgcacagtagtagactggaacagcttacctgtggcaatttttcagggtggtcctctcaaaatcaatacatttaaggaaaggttgagaagattagactgaaaatgtaattgtaggtgcagtgtaattatctaagttgtgtcatgtaatttattaagttcacgtgtaattaattaagatggtatgtaaataaattaaggtgatatgtaattaagatgatatgtaattaagatgatatgtaattaattaaggtgaaatGTAATTACTTACATTGGTAATAATTGGGTGAAAtaaaagtacttataagttaggtttacttttgcttattgtaggcgttatttatttgtaattagaagtaaatttacgtttatttttattgctgtaattattgtatttgtattattgtatattatatatcactgccaccgggtatatacccaattgtagtcttaattcatacatacatacatacatacatacatacatacatacatacatacatacatacatacatacatacatacatacatacatacatacatacaaacttcCTACAACCTTAAGGAATTGTTCCTATTGCTTCAACATACAATAAGTTAGATGACATGATTACAACTGTTACTGTTAGTTTAAAATTCGAAAGAGTAgggataaaatttaaaatacagagacatcattttatttttactaacatttctaatattaacatggctataactttgctacccccttccacgacttgagttcgatgatattgccttaaaatacaaacaaatcactttgctagttgtaggagggaagaaaagtagttcatccatttacgtaaactaggaattatcacgattttgaatttgataattttcattaggtttttgtgtaatcaaaatatagtactgtattaacaataagtgtttttactcatgaactgagctatccattcgaacatattcattatgcagtgtatattatactgtctacagcacattagcgtataatttagagaatgaagttaaattgaaaaataatcagaatatggatatttaaacacacttttgaaaatggtggccgttcatttcgatacaggcttcagttcttttgtgcatattatcgcactatagactattgcacctaattccaattaccagtttcgtccttcgtactagtaactcatgtggaaataattctgtacttaatctataagggccgtattcatagacatttttagcgcgggcttccggtggattatcagcgtttttcgtattcataaaccagtgttagcgataggttATGATTTGagttctgtactagtaaccagtggatagccggggctagcttagtacgctcgtagcgcgtgctgcgaaatgtctatgaatagcaccctaaaagattacctgacgtactgtaaattcaatgttcacttctgccagatcagaaaaaataaaattacttagatatactatctactttccatccaagtagttacgtcgcagggtcgtagaaaggaaggaggtttttttatttaagttattttaaacagttgtataatattacgtagacgcccaattcctaacagaaattaatgttttgagaaaagagctaagacagcccagcacttagcctttacagaggagccagcagaaataagtggggaaaaccggaatgcgacgtaggcaaacggatgacagtacctatgtaaatgaaaatatgatataatattgaaAACTCTATCGTCCctgaaaaacgcgaatatatttatggaacgtactatacacactaactcagtactgtttagcatcaccgtaaggcactttgactgcatacgcggccttggttctgtgtggagaatgattggaagtttactagtagaaggagtgggagtgaagtacagtcaaaagctcaggtacaataaaaattgaagtaaaaataaaatgatgtccctgtatatttgtgTCATACTGTATGTAAATTATTAACATGTGTAATAAGTCACACCACTGTCGATATTGTAACCCCAGGAATTATTGCACAAGCAGCAGCCACTTGACCGAGGCACAGCTGGTCATGAGAGTGACCTTGTCTTTGCTGTTTCCATTCGTGGCACGTGTTGGGGGACTGGTGAATCTTTAACGACTGAACTAGCATATTGCGAGTCCTAGGGTTCAGTAAGCGTCCTTCACGAGTCGGAACATGTCAGGAGAAATAAGCACTTGGAGCAGGCCTAGCTCCGTTCCTTTCCCCACGGTGTGGCGAAAATATGAAGGCACGTCGCAGATGGCTGACGGCAAGAAGCCTAAATTTGTTATTCAAGACTTAACGGAAGATCTTTTAGAAGATGTTATAGAATTAATGTGTTTCACCTTTTGTAAAGAAGAATCTATATTTGGAAGTGTGAGAATTACAGAAGATCCAGTTTCATTAAATGAACTTGGAGAGTTCTTCAGGAGAATGTGGCGAGATAAAGTTGCTGTAGTGGCGCTACTTGACGATGGTTCGTCTAATCCTCGAATTGCTGGTTTTAATATGTTGTGCATCTGTCGCAAACAAGATAAATTTTGTATTGACGATgtaagtacattattattattattattattattattattattattattattattattattattattattttacttaaaaatttcATCAATGATGATTTTTGATTAAATAATAAGATGATTTCCATTATATAATTAGTATCAATCTCGATTTAGGACCCAATGCTCTTTTCCAGTCTCATTGTTCTTCTCTGAGATTTGAAATAAGTTGAGCTCATCTGTGAGTAGTATCTAGTCAATATTTGattgtattttacattttaaactttacTTAACAACGTTTTATTAATAGTGTCACTATACtgtaattattagtattactgaGATTTTATATCGACAAGGTACATCTGAGTTTTGGACAACCTCGAAAAGAAATCCAATAAGATAATCAGCCATAGCGGGATTCGAACACGAGTCCCCTCTCGTTATTCTGAGACTGCACTAGTAGTCCAAATGAAATTCAAacacaataatatattatatataagtgAAACTAAACTAATTCCGCGTAACTGATTAAATTATCTTCTACTAGTAACGattattttgttatgttttatcaaatttaattattcctCGCTctatcaaaagtctggaaccatatgaatatcttccatatgcttgatttttttattactataggtgctaccagtatttgtaagaccaaatgctctacaaGTCAGagattcgattctagccctcagctatctcaaaagccgccattttgaatgcaactttgaaattttaaatggaaaggaggtcatgtaggtactcaaaatcctGTGGAATTTTCTGAGAACAGCAATGGTGGAATCCGTTTTGAgacatctctaatcgttttcaagttatattaagatAACTGTCATATtcacacaaacattagttactgcatctccttatattttgtaacatgatacagtactaaggaggctttggaaaaggtatttttatgcaaatctggtaattaacttttcttgCTTTACcatttggttaacctgtgacagtttgagtgcattgttgtgattatttgaagctttcctataataaatttcttgattttcgtgatgacatcgaaagaggaaagaattgatatcattcttcattctggtaggttaagccacagaaatgttgcaacagactggacgaacagttccctagACATTGGATTGTTagacgtggaccagtagaatggccggccaggtcccCAGATTTAACACTCTTGATTGTTtgttttggggttacataaagagcttggtaggatgaagagaaaattgagaatgtggaacatttaaagaaccgtatcttTGAAGCCTGTGCTgaagtcaccccggaaatgccACAAAAAGTTCTATACACATTCTCCACCCGAGTACAGAGtgctagccactagaccaccgtgatggctcttaataataataataataataataataataataataataataataaataggctatacTGCACAGAATATTTTTCTCCTTTCGAATGAATTAGAACGTTGTACTGAGGCAAACTTACCTTAAGGTTTTCTGTGCGGATTCCTCCTTCGCTTTAACTGTTATCTACGATgaacataaatgaatgaaaataaataaatacatttatacagagcgttcgcctacgggtgaggccaggaaagcggcatgtactgatacgccgctttgtgcgcggcgcagttgttgagacacgctcgacaatcaaggacatcaaggtcgataagttatcagttgtgaaccagatgttgcagtatttaacacgtacagtgcagtttcttgacacagttgcttaaatattcagcgttgtgtaaaatttgttaacaatgcaaaacgcaaaattcacgcttgaacagagagtttttatgtatgatgcaatgtgaaaacagagtcatgtagaggggtgcgtaggcaatttgaagtgaaatattcgggtgctccaattcagggtagagaaactgttagacgtcttgttaacaaattaaggacaacagggtcgataaatgctacaattcctaaacgaaaacaaagagtattgacgggagaaaaaattgatgaaatcagtgcataatttacacgctctcctaataaatctctaagacgtgtttcacaggaatttagtgtttcaaaaacatcagtctttactgctgctaaacttttaaaattaaaactctacagagtatagtatagaaagcggaaacTTACGgttagacgattcccgcaagcgacaccacaggcaggccgctttcctggccccacccgtaggcgaacgctctgcatatcaatgaaaacattaaattcaTACCTCATGTATTTTATTCATCAACAGCAAGTTcccctaagatgttgataaagcgtcgtaaaataacctactaaaaaaaaaaaatcagcaagTTCCTCTCCGCCAGCGTTGCCAACCCTGCGGCTTGATTGCATCGTAAAATTGGTTCCAAATTATCACACTTTTCATTGGAGGATCGTACATGGATCTATTTTGGATTATTTCACCTAAATcgtacacattattttatttaaaggattttttttttttgttcttataaGAAAAtgattgttaaaattaaatatggtcgcatgaaattatattaaacagTTTGTTGTCTtcgctataataatatttcatatacgAAAAACCAGGCTGTCGCCTGGACCTGGAGACATATGAGGGCATTCTTTATATAAATCTGTGTTGCACAAATATACTGTACGGCACTTGTAACGCAGAAGTCATACATGCAGAAACTACTTTAAATACATAACTGGAGTATGATAACTGGATAAatctcaatattatataaaatttcaaatgtcgCAAATAACTAATTTTTAAAATCCCCCCCTTTTCAGAAGTTTTTCCCTCTTTCCCGACAGGAAAGAACATTTTACGTACTATCCGTGTGTTGGATTGTATGATCGTACATGATACCAAATTATCGCACACGTAAAATGCagaccataggcggagagagaaccatttccttggggggggagggggggtggcaaaacaaaaccatagaatcctcgTATAACGGGGTAATGAggaacatcatttacctcctctccccgttatagcttgaccttggtacagtatatcggaatatgatcatttaataaaggtattttcgggggcctGTTTCTTATATCCATATCTGggatgtttcggaccgaattgtatagggcttgaattgTAGGTCtactctttttctctctcatacagaaacacatgcatacttacttactgactggatTTTAAGgaccccgaaggttcattgccgccctcacataagcccgccattggtccctatcctgagcaagatcaatccagtctctatcaccatatcccacctccctcaaatccattgtaatattatcttcccatctagtctcggcctccccaaaggtctttttccctccggcctcctaactaacactctatatgcatttctggattcgctacaTATCctttccatctcaaacgtctggatttaatgttcctatttgtgtcaggtgaagaatacaatgggtgcagttctgtgttgtgtaactttctccattctcctgtacctccatccctcttagctccaaatattttcctaagcaccttattctcaaatacccttaacctatgttccgctctcaaagtgagagtccaagtttcacaaccataaagaacaaccggtaatataattgttttataacttctaactttcagattttttgatagcagactggatgataaaagcttctcaaccgaacaataacagacatttcccatatttattctgtgtttaatttcctcccgagtgtcatttatatttgtacctattataaaagaaaataggaCCTATGATTCTGGGTGCAGTAATGCCACGCCAAACACAGACTTTCTGATCGTGAAGAGTAGTTTAATGCTCTACATGAAGATTGTCAGTGTTCCAATACCTACAATACTGAGAACAATTCACATACCCACTTAAAAGGAaataatattcatccgtcacgtaCAGATTGCAGAATCCACCGACAGAATTTTACGCTGGCAGCTGGATCCCgttgtgttacctggtgaaccaCTGACACATTGTAAGAATGAAAGTGTACCATTTTCAGTCCCAGTAATGTCGATCGTTGTGAAATACCACACTCTTGTGCCAATCGGTGTCAAGTTTTCCTCGGGCTAGTTTCAATTCTTTCTTGAATATCTGCAAGGTTCTCCTCTGTTAATACCTTCTTCTGTGGTTATCTCGTTTTGTTTAAAACAGACCCTGTTTCTCGTCATTTTCTGAATAACTTGGCTATGTGTGTCTCGGAGGAATTGCAGCATCACGGAACTGACATAGAAACTTGCGATCATACAATCTTACGATATCTTCTTTAGGAGAAATGACTCAACTAGTAATGTCCATTATGCAATACTTTACGTCACCATACTGATAgcgaacacaacacaaataacacaggccaacaaaaaaaaaattcttgatgcTTTGGTTTTTAGACCTATGCTTGGGGTTATCTGATGCGCTGATTCAGAAAATGACATTTAGCTAGGCCGTATCAGCTCAAGTTTCATagatattgttgaatttatataataattataataatatatattataattctgTTTTGTTACAAAATTGTCTATAATAACGTCTAGATGgtttttagagaatcaaaaatttattttgatggcttatttttttattgctaatacttgggttggataaaaagtaatggcaacatttcgatatttctgacatggctttattcacaggggtacaacatttacgtaccttgtatatagtcgccccccttatttattaccttttgccaaatgtttggaaggcgtcgtacaccatcagtgcgtccatctttgttgatgttccgtattgaccgccctaaagcacggataagttcatctctggtattgtaccgggtccctcg includes the following:
- the LOC138691216 gene encoding uncharacterized protein, with translation MSGEISTWSRPSSVPFPTVWRKYEGTSQMADGKKPKFVIQDLTEDLLEDVIELMCFTFCKEESIFGSVRITEDPVSLNELGEFFRRMWRDKVAVVALLDDGSSNPRIAGFNMLCICRKQDKFCIDDYKGPALRTVLRDLLGYAANYVNIFEHYDVKEYLGAFGLFVHPDFRRQGLAAELLRARENLCKSVGLQATMTFFTSLGGHNSGHKAGLDLLAEIPYNVFKTEDGQEVYPGIQPKSIKVMGTSYR